One window of Chionomys nivalis chromosome 10, mChiNiv1.1, whole genome shotgun sequence genomic DNA carries:
- the Dcaf4 gene encoding DDB1- and CUL4-associated factor 4 isoform X2 translates to MHENLYFTNRKVNSVCWASLSHLDSHILLCLMGLAETPGCATLLPASLFVGTHQGTDQPGMLCSFRIPGAWSCAWSQNTQLDNCFSTGLSRRVLLTNVVTGHRQSYGTSSDVLTQQFAMKTPLLFNGCRSGEIFAIDLRSPSQAKSWKAIHIFHESAVTSVRVLKEDQYLMASDMAGKIKLWDLRATKCVRQYEGHVNEYAYLPLHVHEEEGILVAVGQDCYTRIWSLHDAQLLRTIPSPCPTSKANIPSVAFSPRLGGARGSPGLLMAVQQDLYCFSYSSFCPSDLEEGRWE, encoded by the exons ATGCATGAGAACCTCTACTTCACCAACAGGAAG gTGAACTCTGTGTGCTGGGCCTCACTCAGTCACTTAGATTCCCACATCCT GCTGTGCCTCATGGGCCTTGCAGAGACGCCAGGCTGTGCCACCCTGCTCCCAGCATCACTGTTTGTCGGTACTCACCAAG GTACAGACCAGCCTGGCATGCTCTGCAGTTTCCGGATCCCTGGTGCCTGGTCCTGTGCCTGGTCCCAGAACACCCAGCTAGATAACTGCTTCAGTACAG GATTGTCTCGGAGGGTCCTGTTGACCAACGTGGTGACAGGACACCGGCAGTCATATGGGACCAGCAGTGATGTCTTGACTCAGCAATTTGCAATGAAG ACTCCCTTACTGTTCAATGGCTGTCGTTCTGGGGAGATCTTTGCCATTGACCTACGTTCTCCAAGTCAAGCCAAAAGCTGGAAGGCCATCCACATTTTCCATGAGTCAGCAGTGACCTCTGTGCGGGTCCTCAAGGAAGATCAATACCTGATGGCATCAGACATGGCTGGAAAG ATCAAGCTATGGGACCTGAGGGCCACTAAATGTGTGCGGCAGTATGAAGGTCACGTGAATGAGTATGCCTACCTGCCCCTGCATGTGCACGAGGAGGAAGGAATTCTGGTGGCAG TGGGCCAAGACTGCTACACAAGAATCTGGAGCCTCCATGACGCCCAGCTGCTCAGAACCATACCTTCCCCGTGCCCCACCTCCAAGGCCAACATTCCTAGTGTGGCCTTTTCTCCTCGCCTTGGGGGTGCCCGGGGATCCCCAGGGTTGCTCATGGCCGTCCAGCAGGACCTTTACTGTTTCTCCTACAGCTCATTCTGCCCAAGCGATCTGGAGGAAGGCAGATGGGAGTGA
- the Dcaf4 gene encoding DDB1- and CUL4-associated factor 4 isoform X1 → MGRSIWQSRRRRERSRQQSPALGRSDRSERDTAGTSQSPQDSGHHDAEVPSTSSSRAEESSAPELPGFYFDPEKNRYFRLLPGHNNCNPLTKEAICHKEMESRRLQLLDQEDKQRKKITRMGFNASSILRKNQLGLLNITSYCRLSHELRVSCMERKKVDIQSSDPSALGSDRFNFILADTSSDRLFTVNDVKIGGSKYGIINLQGLQAPTFKVHMHENLYFTNRKVNSVCWASLSHLDSHILLCLMGLAETPGCATLLPASLFVGTHQGTDQPGMLCSFRIPGAWSCAWSQNTQLDNCFSTGLSRRVLLTNVVTGHRQSYGTSSDVLTQQFAMKTPLLFNGCRSGEIFAIDLRSPSQAKSWKAIHIFHESAVTSVRVLKEDQYLMASDMAGKIKLWDLRATKCVRQYEGHVNEYAYLPLHVHEEEGILVAVGQDCYTRIWSLHDAQLLRTIPSPCPTSKANIPSVAFSPRLGGARGSPGLLMAVQQDLYCFSYSSFCPSDLEEGRWE, encoded by the exons ACAAGATTCTGGCCACCATGATGCTGAGGTCCCATCAACCTCATCCAGCAGAGCTGAAGAGTCATCTGCACCAG aactTCCAGGCTTTTATTTTGACCCTGAAAAGAACCGCTACTTCCGTTTACTCCCCGGTCATAACAACTGCAACCCCCTCACGAAAGAGGCCATCTGCCACAAGGAGATGGAAAGCAGGAGGCTGCAGCTGCTGGACCAGGAGGACAAGCAGAGAAAG AAAATTACCAGAATGGGATTTAACGCATCCTCCATCCTACGAAAAAACCAGCTGGGTCTTCTCAACATAACCAGTTATTGCCG TTTATCCCATGAGCTGCGGGTGAGCTGCATGGAGAGGAAAAAGGTAGATATTCAGAGCTCAGATCCTTCTGCGCTGGGAAGTGACCGCTTTAACTTCATCCTG GCAGATACTAGCAGTGACCGCCTCTTCACAGTGAATGATGTCAAAATTGGAGGCTCCAAGTATGGCATCATCAACCTGCAGGGTCTGCAGGCCCCCACGTTCAAGGTGCACATGCATGAGAACCTCTACTTCACCAACAGGAAG gTGAACTCTGTGTGCTGGGCCTCACTCAGTCACTTAGATTCCCACATCCT GCTGTGCCTCATGGGCCTTGCAGAGACGCCAGGCTGTGCCACCCTGCTCCCAGCATCACTGTTTGTCGGTACTCACCAAG GTACAGACCAGCCTGGCATGCTCTGCAGTTTCCGGATCCCTGGTGCCTGGTCCTGTGCCTGGTCCCAGAACACCCAGCTAGATAACTGCTTCAGTACAG GATTGTCTCGGAGGGTCCTGTTGACCAACGTGGTGACAGGACACCGGCAGTCATATGGGACCAGCAGTGATGTCTTGACTCAGCAATTTGCAATGAAG ACTCCCTTACTGTTCAATGGCTGTCGTTCTGGGGAGATCTTTGCCATTGACCTACGTTCTCCAAGTCAAGCCAAAAGCTGGAAGGCCATCCACATTTTCCATGAGTCAGCAGTGACCTCTGTGCGGGTCCTCAAGGAAGATCAATACCTGATGGCATCAGACATGGCTGGAAAG ATCAAGCTATGGGACCTGAGGGCCACTAAATGTGTGCGGCAGTATGAAGGTCACGTGAATGAGTATGCCTACCTGCCCCTGCATGTGCACGAGGAGGAAGGAATTCTGGTGGCAG TGGGCCAAGACTGCTACACAAGAATCTGGAGCCTCCATGACGCCCAGCTGCTCAGAACCATACCTTCCCCGTGCCCCACCTCCAAGGCCAACATTCCTAGTGTGGCCTTTTCTCCTCGCCTTGGGGGTGCCCGGGGATCCCCAGGGTTGCTCATGGCCGTCCAGCAGGACCTTTACTGTTTCTCCTACAGCTCATTCTGCCCAAGCGATCTGGAGGAAGGCAGATGGGAGTGA